In Sebaldella termitidis ATCC 33386, one DNA window encodes the following:
- the ilvN gene encoding acetolactate synthase small subunit — protein MKKRWLCLYVENEIGVLARISGLFAGKSYNLNSLTVGTTEDESISRMTISLYGDDKTFEQIKKQLNRCIEVIKVVDYSDIFIHSKEILYIRISFRSESDKIEIFRLAEVYKMRVADYGAENIIVECVKEEEKNSFIINKFAKAFPNHIEVVRGGSVAMEGLQ, from the coding sequence ATGAAAAAAAGATGGCTCTGTTTATATGTAGAAAATGAGATTGGTGTATTGGCGAGAATTTCCGGTCTTTTTGCCGGAAAATCTTATAATCTTAACAGCCTGACAGTAGGAACAACTGAGGATGAATCTATTTCTCGTATGACTATCAGCTTATACGGTGATGATAAAACTTTTGAACAGATAAAGAAGCAGCTGAACCGTTGTATTGAAGTAATAAAAGTTGTTGACTACTCGGATATCTTTATTCATTCAAAAGAAATACTTTATATTCGCATTTCTTTTCGTTCAGAATCTGATAAAATTGAAATATTTCGCTTAGCTGAGGTGTACAAAATGCGGGTAGCCGATTATGGTGCAGAGAATATAATTGTAGAATGTGTCAAAGAGGAAGAGAAAAACAGTTTTATTATTAATAAATTTGCGAAAGCTTTCCCGAACCATATTGAAGTAGTGCGCGGCGGCAGTGTAGCTATGGAGGGATTACAGTGA
- the ilvB gene encoding biosynthetic-type acetolactate synthase large subunit: MKITGADLFVKSLIKENVDILFAYPGGQVIDLFDALYGRDEFRVILPRHEQGLIHAADGYARSTGRVGVCLVTSGPGATNLVTGIATANYDSVPLVCFTGQVSTDLIGNDAFQEVDIVGITRPITKYAVTVRNREELGPVIKKAFQIARTGKPGVVIVDIPKDIQKELGTDKYPEKVDIRGYKPSVAVHTGQLSRAMKVLEEAKRPLFLAGGGVNVANAQKVMLELAEKTQIPVVTTIMGKGSIPTSHPLYIGNVGIHGSYAANSALSDCDVLFSIGTRFNDRITGKLNEFASNKTIIHVDVDPASISKNIAVNIPIVADAGQAIVAMLERSKPFNDAEWLTEIQSRKELHPVEMRYPGLTPQIIIEKINKIFDNSIIVTDVGQNQLWCTQFLALDTKRQMLTSGGLGTMGYGFPAALGAKLGNPDKNVLVITGDGGFQMNLQELATAVIEKIPVIICILNNGCLGNVRQWQEMFFEKRYSYTNLTNDSGSYVPDFVKFAESYGVTGIRITREEEIDEAFIKANKVKDCPVLLEFIIDSTQNVLPIVPPGKSLKEMISTQEKEESK, encoded by the coding sequence ATGAAAATAACAGGAGCAGATTTATTTGTAAAATCGCTGATAAAAGAAAATGTGGATATCTTATTTGCATATCCCGGCGGACAGGTTATAGACTTATTCGATGCCTTGTATGGTCGTGATGAATTTCGTGTTATACTTCCGCGGCATGAGCAGGGACTCATTCATGCTGCTGACGGATACGCCCGTTCCACAGGCAGGGTAGGAGTATGCCTTGTAACCAGCGGCCCTGGGGCTACTAATTTAGTAACAGGAATTGCCACGGCTAACTATGACAGTGTTCCGCTTGTCTGCTTTACCGGACAGGTCTCTACTGACCTTATTGGTAATGATGCTTTTCAGGAAGTAGATATCGTAGGAATTACCCGTCCGATTACCAAGTATGCTGTAACAGTGCGGAATCGTGAAGAATTGGGACCTGTTATCAAAAAGGCATTCCAGATTGCACGCACCGGAAAACCTGGTGTTGTTATCGTGGATATCCCGAAAGATATCCAAAAAGAGCTGGGAACAGATAAATATCCCGAAAAAGTAGACATTCGCGGTTATAAGCCGTCAGTTGCAGTACATACCGGACAGCTGTCCAGAGCAATGAAGGTACTTGAAGAGGCAAAACGGCCTTTGTTTTTAGCCGGAGGCGGAGTAAATGTAGCAAATGCCCAAAAAGTCATGCTGGAATTAGCTGAAAAAACTCAGATACCTGTAGTTACTACTATTATGGGAAAAGGTTCGATTCCTACAAGTCATCCGCTGTATATAGGGAATGTCGGGATTCATGGCAGTTATGCGGCAAACTCTGCTTTATCAGACTGTGATGTGCTTTTTTCTATCGGAACGCGTTTTAATGATCGTATTACGGGAAAGTTAAATGAGTTTGCCTCAAATAAAACTATTATTCATGTTGATGTAGATCCTGCATCAATTTCTAAAAATATAGCAGTAAATATTCCCATTGTTGCAGATGCCGGACAGGCAATAGTTGCTATGCTTGAAAGAAGTAAACCATTCAATGATGCAGAATGGCTTACTGAGATTCAGAGCAGGAAGGAATTACATCCTGTCGAGATGAGATATCCTGGTCTGACACCGCAGATAATTATTGAAAAAATAAATAAAATATTTGATAATTCGATTATAGTAACCGATGTAGGACAAAATCAGTTATGGTGTACACAGTTTTTAGCTTTGGATACAAAACGCCAGATGCTTACAAGCGGCGGTCTGGGAACTATGGGCTATGGTTTTCCTGCTGCTTTAGGTGCCAAACTTGGTAATCCTGATAAAAATGTATTGGTAATTACTGGAGACGGAGGGTTCCAAATGAATTTGCAGGAGCTTGCAACTGCTGTAATTGAAAAAATTCCGGTTATTATCTGTATTTTAAATAATGGATGTCTTGGCAATGTGCGTCAATGGCAGGAAATGTTTTTTGAAAAACGTTATTCTTATACTAATCTTACGAATGATTCCGGCAGTTATGTTCCTGACTTTGTAAAGTTCGCTGAAAGTTACGGTGTAACAGGTATACGTATAACCCGTGAGGAAGAAATCGATGAGGCATTTATCAAAGCAAATAAAGTGAAAGACTGTCCTGTTTTATTAGAGTTTATTATTGATAGTACACAAAATGTATTGCCAATTGTACCTCCGGGTAAATCATTGAAGGAAATGATTTCAACACAGGAAAAGGAGGAATCGAAATGA